Part of the Paenibacillus terrae HPL-003 genome is shown below.
AAGTTTGTACTCAGTGTCATTCGGGTATTTCCTGAAATGATCGTCGCGATCCTGTTCATCAAAGCCGTTGGACCCGGCTCATTCGCAGGTGTGCTTGCCCTCGGTATTCATTCCATCGGCATGCTGGCGAAGCTATTCTCGGAAACGATCGAAAGTGTCGATCACGGACCACAGGAAGCTTTGATCGCGTGTGGCGCCGATCGTGTGCAGGTGATTTTCTTCGCCGTACTGCCGCAGGTGATCCCACAGCTTCTTTCCTATTCGCTTTATCGTTTTGAAATTAACATTCGTTCCGCTACCACGCTCGGTCTGGTCGGTGCAGGCGGTATCGGTACTCCACTGCTGTTTGCGCTCCAAATGCGTAACTGGAACCGCGTAGGTGTCATTTTGCTGGGCATTGTGGTCCTGATCATTTTAACGGATCTGATCTCCGGCTGGCTGCGCAAGCGGATTGTATAATCGACAAGATTGAAAATGCCGAAAAAGCCTCTCCTGTGTAAAAGGGACAACATTACGCTCCCGTTACGCAGAAGAGGCTTTTCATA
Proteins encoded:
- the phnE gene encoding phosphonate ABC transporter, permease protein PhnE; this translates as MNDSTLRRPLRSRLRIWAVAILLIIIYIWAFRGMQFEGLQGTAKNVSVAILEGFLHPDWSFVYIPEGEDLLRGLLDTLVISILGTFVSAFVCLPFAFWASSNMTRLRPLSGSGKFVLSVIRVFPEMIVAILFIKAVGPGSFAGVLALGIHSIGMLAKLFSETIESVDHGPQEALIACGADRVQVIFFAVLPQVIPQLLSYSLYRFEINIRSATTLGLVGAGGIGTPLLFALQMRNWNRVGVILLGIVVLIILTDLISGWLRKRIV